A DNA window from Leptotrichia sp. oral taxon 215 str. W9775 contains the following coding sequences:
- a CDS encoding endonuclease/exonuclease/phosphatase family protein — protein MKLLTINVHAWIEENQDEKMEILAKVIAENDYDVVAMQEVNQSMNSPVVFRAIRQDNYGWVLLEKISKYTDRTYYYHWSNSHIGYGKYDEGLAIITKHKLLDVDEFYCTRAQSVNTITSRRINSATIEYKGQKVEFYTCHMNLPTNQEEKMADNIQTILKRSQTDNLKILMGDFNTDAINSPEDYKMILSQGLYDTYTMAEEKDSGITVGGNIDGWSKSKEEKRIDYILSNKEIKVKSSKVIFNGENHPVVSDHYGLEVILDL, from the coding sequence ATGAAACTGTTGACTATCAATGTTCATGCCTGGATAGAGGAAAATCAGGATGAAAAGATGGAAATACTGGCAAAAGTAATTGCAGAAAATGACTATGATGTAGTAGCTATGCAGGAAGTAAATCAGTCTATGAACAGTCCTGTAGTTTTTAGGGCAATCCGTCAGGATAACTATGGTTGGGTACTTCTGGAAAAAATCAGTAAATATACTGACAGAACCTATTATTATCATTGGAGTAATTCGCATATTGGCTACGGTAAATATGATGAAGGTCTTGCAATTATAACAAAACATAAGCTTTTAGATGTAGATGAATTTTATTGTACTAGGGCTCAAAGCGTAAATACAATTACATCGAGAAGAATTAACAGTGCAACAATTGAATATAAGGGGCAGAAAGTAGAATTTTACACTTGCCATATGAATCTTCCTACAAATCAGGAAGAAAAAATGGCAGATAATATCCAGACAATACTGAAAAGAAGTCAAACTGATAATTTAAAGATACTAATGGGAGATTTCAATACTGATGCAATAAATAGTCCTGAAGATTACAAAATGATTCTTTCTCAGGGACTGTATGACACATATACTATGGCGGAAGAAAAAGATAGTGGAATTACAGTAGGAGGAAACATTGATGGATGGAGTAAAAGCAAGGAAGAAAAACGTATAGACTATATTTTAAGTAACAAGGAAATAAAAGTTAAAAGCAGCAAAGTAATATTCAATGGAGAAAATCATCCAGTTGTGTCAGACCATTATGGGCTGGAAGTTATTCTGGATTTGTAA